One Mycobacteroides salmoniphilum DNA segment encodes these proteins:
- a CDS encoding lipase family protein → MLSDTPLSLAPDLDAHADGHLIRYMSTSGATGTPTEVSGVIFAPKGQPPQQGWPIVSVGHGTTGLDDECAVSRAPDLRGYIWLVRNLTKRGWVVAITDYEGLGVPGPHPYLEPRSEGFNVIDAARAAVSLIPGAATTWAAIGASQGGQATWAAAEIAGDYAPELEFVGAANLSPAADLTAMATHVGDGRYDWSQLSMMPTLLTGLSVTVPELRPENFLHGSFQDNPRDKALLLGCHNGLDPARAAAIGRLRANDFHGTTAQDPAIFAGALQRIALPLGPASGPMFVYAGEADRLIDARWIHAAVRRACALGDTVQEIIAPGKGHVDPEGERLGVQWIADRFAGIPAPSNC, encoded by the coding sequence GTGCTCTCGGATACGCCGCTGTCGCTGGCCCCGGATCTTGATGCCCATGCCGACGGTCATCTGATCCGATACATGTCGACCTCGGGTGCGACCGGCACACCCACCGAGGTTTCCGGGGTCATCTTCGCTCCGAAAGGTCAACCACCACAACAGGGTTGGCCCATCGTATCGGTGGGGCACGGCACCACGGGGCTAGACGACGAGTGTGCCGTTTCTCGTGCTCCCGATTTGCGCGGCTATATCTGGCTGGTGCGCAACCTCACCAAGCGCGGCTGGGTGGTGGCCATCACGGATTACGAGGGGCTGGGCGTTCCGGGCCCGCATCCGTATCTGGAACCCCGGTCCGAGGGCTTCAACGTGATCGATGCGGCGCGCGCGGCGGTGTCGCTGATCCCCGGGGCTGCGACGACCTGGGCGGCCATCGGCGCTTCCCAGGGCGGCCAGGCAACGTGGGCGGCCGCCGAGATAGCGGGCGATTACGCCCCTGAACTGGAGTTCGTGGGCGCGGCCAATCTGTCCCCGGCCGCCGATCTCACCGCTATGGCGACCCACGTCGGCGACGGCCGATACGACTGGAGTCAGCTCTCGATGATGCCCACCCTGCTGACGGGGCTGTCGGTCACCGTTCCAGAGCTGAGGCCGGAGAACTTTCTGCACGGGTCCTTCCAGGACAACCCGCGTGACAAGGCGCTGCTGCTGGGGTGTCACAACGGGCTGGATCCCGCTCGGGCTGCGGCCATAGGTAGATTGCGCGCCAACGATTTTCACGGCACCACCGCACAGGACCCGGCGATCTTCGCTGGTGCGCTGCAGCGGATCGCGCTACCGCTGGGTCCGGCGTCCGGGCCGATGTTCGTATATGCCGGTGAAGCCGACCGGCTCATCGACGCACGCTGGATCCACGCGGCGGTGCGACGGGCCTGCGCGCTGGGCGACACGGTCCAGGAGATCATCGCGCCAGGTAAGGGGCATGTGGACCCCGAAGGGGAACGACTGGGGGTGCAGTGGATCGCGGACCGGTTTGCCGGGATCCCGGCCCCGAGTAACTGCTAG
- a CDS encoding TetR/AcrR family transcriptional regulator — MIAAAIEVAGTVGVGGLTYRSVDAAANVPSGTTSNHFRTRDALLLGVIIEIEKLRRAFWRALVTEISPTTVADLVGIGTAYANGAVGVMSTRVRAYMALLMEGWSHPDLREPLQRGRDAQIPRTLQLMRKVNPTTPELHAEIFQDYLTGIIYQQLANPVPDFKPRPGIEALLTALVLPQAAQR; from the coding sequence GTGATCGCGGCCGCCATTGAGGTGGCGGGCACCGTGGGTGTTGGCGGTCTTACGTATCGCTCGGTAGATGCGGCGGCTAATGTGCCGAGCGGGACTACGTCGAATCATTTCCGTACGCGTGATGCGCTGTTATTGGGTGTCATTATCGAGATCGAAAAACTTCGTCGGGCCTTCTGGCGGGCGCTTGTCACCGAGATCAGCCCGACTACGGTGGCCGACCTGGTGGGTATCGGTACCGCATACGCCAACGGTGCCGTCGGAGTGATGAGCACCCGGGTGCGGGCGTACATGGCACTTCTCATGGAAGGTTGGAGCCATCCTGATCTCAGAGAGCCGCTGCAGCGGGGTCGGGATGCGCAGATTCCTCGCACCCTGCAGCTCATGCGCAAAGTGAACCCGACAACCCCCGAGCTGCATGCGGAAATTTTCCAGGACTATCTCACCGGCATCATCTACCAGCAGCTTGCCAACCCGGTGCCGGACTTCAAGCCGCGTCCCGGGATCGAGGCGCTGCTCACCGCGCTGGTGCTGCCCCAGGCAGCGCAGAGATAG
- a CDS encoding cation-translocating P-type ATPase: protein MATIEELTSGGLTAAEVAERVAQGKTNDVPSRAARSVSDIVRANVFTRINAILGVLLVIVLSTGSVINGAFGLLIIANSAVGIIQELRAKQTLDKLAIVGQARPVVRRDGAATALAPNDVVLDDIIELGPGDQIVVDGEVIEEAALEVDESLLTGEADPIDKTVGSPVLSGSFVVAGSGAYRATKVGREAYAAKLAEEASKFTLVHSELRNGINKILQFITYLLLPAGGLVIYTQLFTTDDSWQESVLRMVGALVPMVPEGLVLMTSIAFAVGVVRLGRRQCLVQELPAIEGLARVDTVCADKTGTLTENGMLLSDVKKLDGDCDRQDALPALSQLAADDPRPNASIAAIAEAYDSPPGWNSTAIAPFSSAKKWSGASYGEHGNWVIGAPDVLLDPADPIATTAEEIGSRGLRVLLLASAELSVDDARAPGAITSRALVVLEQKIRPDARDTLDYFASQHVSIKVISGDNAVSVSAVAQTLGLSGAAVDARTLPTDTDKLADTLAGATTFGRVRPDQKRAMVKALQSRGHTVAMTGDGVNDVLALKDADIGVAMGAGSSASRAVAQIVLLDNKFATLPYVVAEGRRVIGNIERVSNLFLTKTVYSVLLALTVGLAGLGSKIFHYGAVPFPFQPIHVTIAAWFTIGIPAFILSLAPNNERAQAGFVRRVMMSAIPSGLTVGVATFLSYLLARHILHVTGNSTQASTAALITELVAAVWVLAVVARPYRWWRVALVTCSGLGYAVIFAIPLARKTFMLDPSNLAVTGPALGIGIAAAAVIEVLWWLQGKWSGQPRHFWATEDD, encoded by the coding sequence ATCAACGCGATCCTTGGCGTGCTGCTGGTCATCGTGCTGTCCACGGGCTCGGTCATCAACGGGGCATTCGGTCTGCTGATCATCGCGAACAGCGCCGTGGGCATCATTCAGGAACTGCGCGCCAAGCAGACGCTCGACAAGCTCGCCATTGTCGGCCAGGCCCGGCCGGTGGTCCGGCGCGACGGAGCGGCGACCGCTCTCGCGCCCAACGACGTGGTCCTCGACGACATCATCGAGCTGGGACCCGGAGATCAGATCGTGGTGGACGGCGAGGTTATCGAGGAGGCCGCCCTCGAGGTCGATGAGTCGCTGCTGACCGGTGAGGCCGATCCCATCGACAAGACCGTGGGCTCCCCGGTGCTTTCGGGGAGTTTCGTGGTCGCGGGCAGTGGCGCGTACCGGGCCACCAAGGTGGGGCGCGAGGCCTACGCGGCCAAGCTGGCCGAGGAGGCCTCCAAGTTCACCCTGGTGCATTCCGAACTGCGCAATGGCATCAACAAGATCCTGCAGTTCATCACGTACCTGCTGCTGCCAGCGGGCGGGCTGGTCATCTACACCCAGCTGTTCACCACCGACGACAGCTGGCAGGAATCGGTGCTTCGCATGGTGGGCGCACTGGTCCCGATGGTGCCCGAAGGCCTGGTGTTGATGACGTCAATTGCCTTCGCGGTCGGTGTGGTTCGACTGGGACGGCGCCAATGCCTGGTGCAGGAGCTGCCCGCCATCGAGGGACTGGCCCGCGTAGACACGGTATGTGCCGACAAGACCGGCACTCTCACCGAGAACGGCATGCTGCTCTCGGATGTGAAGAAACTGGACGGCGACTGTGATCGCCAGGACGCACTGCCGGCGCTGTCTCAACTCGCGGCCGACGACCCGCGGCCCAACGCGAGCATCGCCGCCATCGCCGAGGCGTACGACTCCCCGCCGGGCTGGAATTCGACTGCGATCGCCCCCTTTTCGTCGGCCAAGAAGTGGAGCGGCGCCTCCTACGGCGAGCATGGCAACTGGGTGATCGGCGCGCCCGATGTGCTGCTCGATCCGGCCGACCCCATTGCCACCACCGCCGAGGAGATCGGTTCCCGGGGTCTGCGGGTGCTGCTGCTCGCCTCGGCGGAACTGTCCGTCGATGATGCTCGAGCGCCGGGTGCCATCACCTCGCGTGCGCTGGTGGTGTTGGAGCAGAAAATCCGCCCCGATGCCCGCGACACCCTTGATTACTTTGCTTCCCAACATGTCTCGATCAAGGTGATCTCCGGCGACAACGCGGTGTCGGTGAGCGCGGTGGCCCAGACGCTGGGGCTCTCCGGCGCCGCTGTGGATGCGCGCACCCTGCCCACCGATACCGACAAGCTGGCCGACACTCTCGCCGGGGCGACCACCTTCGGACGGGTACGACCCGACCAGAAGCGGGCGATGGTCAAGGCCCTGCAATCGCGCGGCCATACCGTCGCGATGACCGGTGACGGCGTCAACGACGTACTCGCGCTCAAGGATGCCGATATCGGTGTCGCGATGGGTGCCGGTAGCTCGGCCTCACGCGCGGTGGCTCAGATTGTCTTGTTGGACAACAAGTTCGCCACCCTGCCCTACGTGGTTGCCGAGGGGCGGCGCGTCATCGGAAACATCGAACGAGTGTCGAACCTGTTCCTCACCAAGACGGTGTACTCGGTGCTGCTGGCGCTGACAGTGGGGCTCGCGGGGCTGGGTTCGAAGATCTTCCACTACGGCGCGGTGCCGTTCCCGTTCCAGCCGATCCACGTCACGATCGCGGCCTGGTTCACCATCGGGATCCCGGCATTCATCCTGTCGCTGGCACCGAATAACGAACGCGCACAGGCAGGATTCGTACGCCGGGTAATGATGTCCGCCATTCCGTCGGGCTTGACGGTGGGCGTCGCGACGTTCCTGTCCTACCTGTTGGCTCGTCACATTTTGCACGTCACCGGTAACAGCACGCAGGCGTCGACCGCCGCTCTGATCACCGAACTCGTGGCGGCGGTGTGGGTGCTCGCGGTGGTGGCTCGTCCTTATCGGTGGTGGCGGGTGGCACTGGTGACATGCTCCGGCCTGGGCTATGCCGTGATCTTCGCGATTCCGTTGGCGCGAAAGACATTCATGCTCGATCCGAGCAATCTGGCAGTCACCGGACCTGCGCTGGGCATCGGCATCGCGGCCGCCGCGGTGATTGAGGTGTTGTGGTGGCTGCAGGGTAAGTGGTCCGGCCAGCCACGCCATTTCTGGGCCACCGAAGACGACTGA
- a CDS encoding antitoxin, with translation MADFKGLIDKLKSLLAGNKDKVNQAVDKVGDAIDSKTGGKYSSVVDKVQDAAKGAVEKVEGSESPKAGDAQ, from the coding sequence ATGGCTGATTTCAAGGGCCTCATCGACAAGCTGAAGAGCCTGTTGGCGGGTAACAAGGACAAGGTGAACCAGGCCGTCGACAAGGTCGGCGACGCGATCGATTCCAAGACCGGTGGCAAGTACAGCTCCGTGGTGGACAAGGTGCAGGACGCCGCCAAGGGTGCCGTCGAGAAGGTGGAAGGTTCCGAGTCCCCGAAGGCCGGCGACGCTCAGTAA
- a CDS encoding class I SAM-dependent methyltransferase has product MLGRVTDPVKITLTGAPETMLATLYGRAQDATSPNSVLHDHYAADAVARIDYDFSKTKIKGTQAIGVALRARQLDVWTSEFLTVHRESTVLHLACGLDTRVFRINPPDTVRWVDVDYPEVIALRRALLPERAGDYRMIDSSVTDESWLESIPADRPTLAVFEGLTMYLTQAEGQSLIRRITGRFPSGQLAFDCYGSIGITLQKLVPAVRNAGATLHWGIDDPGQIEALHPGLRCVDDLRSTDVAGEEHLPLSGRIQMKVISHIPALRDIGRIMRFSF; this is encoded by the coding sequence ATGTTGGGTCGAGTGACGGACCCTGTGAAAATCACATTGACCGGCGCTCCGGAGACAATGCTGGCCACCCTGTACGGCCGCGCGCAGGACGCGACATCCCCCAATTCGGTTCTTCATGACCACTACGCCGCGGACGCCGTCGCACGCATCGACTACGACTTCTCCAAAACCAAGATCAAAGGCACCCAGGCGATCGGAGTAGCGCTACGCGCCCGTCAGCTCGATGTCTGGACCTCGGAGTTTCTCACCGTGCACCGGGAGTCGACGGTGCTGCATCTGGCCTGCGGGCTGGACACCCGCGTCTTCCGGATCAATCCGCCCGACACGGTGCGCTGGGTCGATGTCGACTACCCCGAGGTAATCGCGCTCCGGCGTGCATTGCTCCCCGAGCGCGCCGGTGACTACCGGATGATCGACAGCTCGGTCACCGATGAATCGTGGCTGGAAAGCATCCCGGCCGACCGGCCCACGCTCGCGGTGTTCGAGGGTTTGACCATGTATCTCACGCAGGCCGAGGGACAGTCCCTGATACGGCGGATCACCGGCCGATTTCCCAGCGGACAACTGGCCTTCGACTGCTACGGCAGCATCGGGATCACGCTGCAAAAGCTGGTGCCCGCGGTGCGCAACGCCGGTGCCACCCTGCACTGGGGTATCGACGACCCCGGCCAGATCGAAGCGCTGCACCCCGGGCTGCGCTGCGTCGACGACTTGCGCAGCACCGACGTGGCAGGTGAGGAGCACCTGCCACTGTCGGGCCGCATCCAGATGAAGGTCATATCCCACATCCCCGCCCTGCGCGATATCGGCAGGATCATGCGGTTCAGTTTCTAG
- a CDS encoding LLM class flavin-dependent oxidoreductase, whose amino-acid sequence MRFSIWGQTNQSWADLLDIAQYADNGSWRAFYAADHFMSHADTAAQRTDFHEATAIFAALAAATSRIRLAPLVLSMTFRHPAVLANWAATVDHVSQGRFTLGLGAGWQENEHQRYGLELGKPGPRVDRFSEGLQVITGLLNEQATTVAGEYYQLAEGICEPKPLQRPLPILIGATQPRMLALTARYAHEWNQWSSPGTFHEISGRLDAAAEKIGRDPATIWRSTQARIIVTDDPQSEARAAETAAASPIPVLHGTAERIAEQIAPWAQEGVDEVILPDHLLGTGSARRDAYDALAQALRPLAD is encoded by the coding sequence ATGCGCTTCTCGATATGGGGACAAACCAATCAATCCTGGGCAGATCTGCTGGATATCGCGCAATACGCCGACAACGGATCCTGGCGCGCCTTCTATGCGGCCGACCACTTCATGTCACACGCGGACACCGCCGCGCAGCGCACCGACTTCCACGAGGCCACCGCGATCTTTGCGGCGCTCGCCGCGGCCACCTCGCGAATCCGGCTCGCGCCCCTAGTGCTGTCGATGACCTTCCGGCATCCGGCAGTCCTTGCCAACTGGGCAGCCACCGTCGACCACGTAAGCCAGGGGCGCTTCACACTCGGGCTGGGCGCCGGCTGGCAGGAAAACGAGCACCAGCGCTACGGGCTCGAACTTGGCAAGCCCGGACCACGTGTCGACCGGTTTTCCGAAGGGCTGCAGGTGATTACCGGCCTGCTCAACGAGCAAGCCACCACAGTGGCCGGCGAGTACTACCAGCTGGCGGAGGGCATCTGCGAACCCAAACCGCTACAGCGGCCGTTGCCCATCCTGATCGGCGCCACCCAGCCACGCATGCTTGCCCTGACCGCGCGGTATGCCCACGAATGGAATCAGTGGTCCTCGCCCGGCACCTTCCACGAGATCTCGGGCCGACTCGACGCCGCAGCCGAGAAGATTGGCCGCGATCCTGCGACGATCTGGCGCTCCACGCAGGCCCGCATTATCGTCACCGACGACCCGCAGTCCGAGGCCCGAGCTGCGGAAACCGCTGCGGCATCACCGATTCCAGTGTTGCACGGCACCGCGGAACGCATCGCGGAGCAGATCGCACCGTGGGCCCAGGAGGGGGTGGACGAAGTCATCCTGCCGGATCACCTACTCGGCACCGGCTCGGCTCGCCGAGACGCCTATGACGCACTGGCGCAGGCCCTTCGGCCGCTAGCGGACTAG
- a CDS encoding SRPBCC family protein — MAAKLNSSIDVPLPPQEAWEHASDLRRFDEWLSVHTAWRSALPEILEKGTVIDSIVCVKGMYNRVKWTLQKYDPPTGLFLEGQGRGGVKVKLRLTITPKGPGSVVDFTLHLGGPAMFGPIGAVVAAALRSDIDASLSKFVQVFASAS, encoded by the coding sequence GTGGCAGCCAAACTGAATTCCTCGATCGATGTGCCTCTCCCTCCCCAGGAGGCCTGGGAGCATGCCTCGGATTTGCGGCGTTTCGATGAGTGGCTGAGCGTTCACACCGCGTGGCGCAGCGCGTTGCCCGAGATCCTGGAAAAAGGCACGGTGATCGACTCGATCGTGTGCGTGAAGGGCATGTACAACCGGGTCAAATGGACCCTTCAGAAGTACGACCCTCCGACGGGTTTGTTCCTGGAAGGGCAGGGCAGGGGCGGTGTGAAGGTCAAGCTCCGGTTGACGATCACACCGAAGGGGCCGGGGTCGGTCGTGGACTTCACCCTGCACTTGGGTGGGCCTGCGATGTTCGGTCCGATCGGCGCGGTGGTCGCGGCCGCGCTGCGCAGTGACATCGACGCCTCGCTGTCGAAGTTCGTTCAAGTTTTTGCATCCGCGTCGTAA
- a CDS encoding slipin family protein, producing the protein MSMLDEIFGQKVTIMEWQRGVLYREGVFEAVLAPGVHFTRQRTDTLVTVDMRAQSVQVAGQDVLTVDGFTVKVSAAVIYTVSNPRVFATAEGGSVHWNIYLRTQLQVRDAVAALTLDELLARRGQFLGADAVARLSAEVEELGVTVTWFVVKDIMLSGEVRKALAEPLLAREAGKAQLERARSDAAVLRSMANTAKLLRENPELLRLRTLESVAEGKAMVVFNAPS; encoded by the coding sequence ATGAGTATGTTGGACGAGATTTTCGGGCAAAAGGTCACGATCATGGAATGGCAGCGCGGTGTGCTGTACCGCGAAGGTGTATTCGAGGCGGTGCTGGCGCCAGGTGTTCATTTCACTCGCCAGCGTACCGACACTTTGGTCACTGTGGACATGCGGGCGCAGTCGGTTCAAGTTGCTGGCCAAGATGTGCTGACCGTTGATGGTTTCACTGTGAAGGTATCGGCGGCGGTTATCTACACGGTGTCCAATCCGCGCGTTTTCGCAACTGCCGAGGGCGGTTCGGTGCACTGGAATATCTACCTGCGCACCCAGCTGCAGGTGCGTGACGCCGTCGCGGCGCTGACTCTTGATGAGCTGCTGGCCCGGCGCGGTCAGTTCTTGGGTGCCGACGCTGTCGCGAGACTCTCGGCCGAAGTAGAGGAGCTCGGTGTGACGGTGACGTGGTTCGTCGTCAAGGACATCATGCTGTCCGGTGAGGTGCGCAAGGCACTGGCTGAGCCGCTACTGGCGCGAGAAGCAGGTAAGGCTCAGCTCGAACGGGCCCGCTCCGACGCAGCGGTGCTGCGCTCTATGGCCAACACGGCCAAGCTGCTGCGGGAGAACCCGGAGCTGCTGAGGCTGCGGACCCTGGAGTCGGTAGCCGAGGGCAAGGCCATGGTCGTTTTCAACGCACCGTCGTGA